The Burkholderia ubonensis genome has a window encoding:
- a CDS encoding IclR family transcriptional regulator, protein MTTEDIQAKPGDSYVQSFARGLAVIRAFDADRPEQTLTEVASATGLTRAGARRILLTLQTLGYVEADGRLFRLTPKILELGFAYLTSMPFWNLAEPVMEQLSAQIHESCSAAVLDRTEIVYVLRVPTHKIMTINLSIGSRLPAYCTSMGRVLLSALDDATLDATLAQSGIRAHTPRTVTDLGELKAAIALVRQQGWAIVDQELEVGLLSISAPIRNRRGQIIAAMNVSGNAQRHTAKQMVKEFLGPLQQAAQTVSELVARRG, encoded by the coding sequence ATGACTACCGAAGACATCCAGGCCAAACCCGGCGACTCCTACGTCCAGTCGTTCGCGCGCGGGCTCGCGGTGATCCGCGCGTTCGACGCGGACCGTCCCGAACAGACCCTCACCGAGGTCGCGTCGGCCACCGGCCTGACGCGCGCCGGCGCGCGCCGGATCCTGCTCACGCTGCAGACGCTCGGCTACGTCGAGGCGGACGGACGGCTGTTCCGGCTCACGCCGAAGATTCTCGAGCTCGGCTTCGCGTACCTGACGTCGATGCCGTTCTGGAATCTCGCGGAGCCGGTGATGGAGCAGTTGTCCGCGCAGATCCACGAGAGCTGCTCGGCGGCCGTGCTCGACCGCACCGAGATCGTCTACGTGCTGCGCGTGCCGACGCACAAGATCATGACGATCAACCTGTCGATCGGCAGCCGGCTGCCCGCGTACTGCACGTCGATGGGCCGCGTGCTGCTGTCCGCGCTCGACGACGCGACGCTCGACGCCACGCTCGCGCAGAGCGGCATCCGCGCGCACACGCCGCGCACGGTCACGGACCTCGGCGAACTGAAGGCCGCGATCGCGCTCGTGCGCCAGCAGGGCTGGGCGATCGTCGACCAGGAGCTGGAAGTGGGGCTGCTGTCGATCTCGGCGCCGATCCGCAACCGGCGCGGGCAGATCATCGCGGCGATGAACGTGAGCGGCAATGCGCAGCGGCATACCGCGAAGCAGATGGTGAAGGAGTTTCTCGGGCCGCTGCAGCAGGCGGCGCAGACGGTGTCGGAGCTGGTTGCGCGGCGGGGGTGA
- a CDS encoding MFS transporter, giving the protein MQKDPLALPAAASAAVAADAPPDSPAVTRRGAIAAAVIGNWLEFFDFTVYGFFAVLIGKLYFPSGDPTTSLLLSVATFAAGFFTRPLGSIVLGVYADRNGRKAALNLTITLMALGTGLIAIAPTYAQIGVAAPLLVVCARLMQGFSQGGEFGAATSTLLEQGGVSRRGLRASWQLATQGGAALMGSGFAALLSNTLTKGALESWGWRIPFFVGVLIAPVGMILRRRLADDAPGDSHHGIDGGVLRELFTQHARTVLLLALTVMGGTVSTYILTFYMPTYAIHTLGLPMKLSMFVGVASGCVMLLTCPLFGWLSDRIGSRRLPIFVGRGVLVVLLFPAFWLMNRHPSLSVVMPLTALMLLFYSMGSASEFALMCESFPRRVRATGISIAYALAVTIFGGTSQLVATWLVQTTGSKLAPAGYVAVCVLVSLAAVAMLRETAGERGD; this is encoded by the coding sequence ATGCAGAAAGATCCTCTCGCATTGCCCGCCGCCGCGTCTGCCGCCGTCGCGGCCGACGCCCCGCCCGATTCTCCTGCGGTCACCCGGCGCGGCGCGATCGCGGCGGCCGTGATCGGCAACTGGCTGGAATTCTTCGATTTCACCGTGTACGGTTTCTTCGCGGTGCTGATCGGCAAGCTGTATTTCCCGTCGGGCGATCCGACGACGTCGCTGCTGCTGTCGGTCGCGACGTTCGCGGCGGGCTTCTTCACGCGGCCGCTCGGCAGCATCGTGCTCGGCGTCTACGCGGACCGCAACGGCCGCAAGGCCGCGCTGAACCTGACGATCACGCTGATGGCGCTCGGCACGGGCCTGATCGCGATCGCGCCGACCTATGCGCAGATCGGCGTGGCCGCGCCGCTGCTCGTCGTCTGCGCGCGGCTGATGCAGGGCTTCTCACAAGGCGGCGAGTTCGGCGCGGCGACGTCGACGCTGCTCGAACAAGGCGGCGTGTCGCGGCGCGGCTTGCGCGCGAGCTGGCAGCTCGCGACGCAGGGCGGCGCGGCGCTGATGGGCTCGGGCTTCGCGGCGCTGCTGTCGAACACGCTGACGAAGGGCGCGCTCGAAAGCTGGGGCTGGCGGATTCCGTTCTTCGTGGGCGTGCTGATCGCGCCGGTCGGCATGATCCTGCGCCGGCGCCTCGCCGACGATGCACCGGGCGACAGTCACCACGGCATCGACGGCGGCGTGCTGCGCGAGCTGTTCACGCAGCATGCGCGCACGGTGCTGCTGCTGGCGCTGACGGTGATGGGCGGCACGGTGTCGACCTACATCCTGACCTTCTACATGCCGACCTATGCGATCCATACGCTCGGCCTGCCGATGAAGCTGTCGATGTTCGTCGGCGTCGCGTCGGGATGCGTGATGCTGCTGACGTGCCCGCTGTTCGGCTGGCTGTCGGACCGGATCGGCAGCCGGCGCCTGCCGATCTTCGTCGGGCGCGGCGTGCTCGTCGTGCTGCTGTTCCCGGCATTCTGGCTGATGAACCGTCATCCGTCGCTGTCGGTCGTCATGCCGCTGACCGCGCTGATGCTGCTGTTCTATTCGATGGGTTCCGCATCGGAATTCGCGCTGATGTGCGAATCCTTTCCGCGCCGCGTGCGCGCGACCGGGATCTCGATCGCGTATGCGCTCGCGGTGACGATCTTCGGCGGCACGTCGCAGCTCGTCGCGACGTGGCTCGTGCAGACGACCGGCAGCAAGCTCGCGCCGGCGGGTTACGTCGCGGTGTGCGTGCTGGTGTCGCTGGCGGCGGTGGCGATGCTGCGGGAGACGGCGGGGGAGCGGGGCGACTGA
- a CDS encoding M20 aminoacylase family protein codes for MTTDVRFTEIDDLLPAADGLREIRHHIHRHPELAYEEVETAGLVADRLAQWGWQVTRGVGRTGVVGTLRVGDGARSIGIRADMDALPIVEATGLPYASATHGKMHACGHDGHTTMLLGAAQHLAKTRNFSGTVHLYFQPAEEHGVDSGAKKMIDDGLFERFPCDAVFGMHNHPGAAPGVFLTRRGPFMSAGDKAIISIDGVGGHAARPHLAVDPVVVAASIVMALQTIVARNVDPAQPAVVTVGSMHAGTANNVIPHGARLELSVRSFSPDVRALLKRRIAELAESQAASYGATAHVEYIEGYPVVVNSDAETDFAARVARELVGDANVVEQADLLMGSEDFAFMLQRRPGSFVRLGNGAGEDGCMVHNPKYDFNDRNLPIGAAFWTRLVERFLGR; via the coding sequence ATGACCACCGATGTCCGCTTTACCGAAATCGACGATCTGCTGCCTGCCGCCGACGGCCTGCGCGAGATCCGCCATCACATCCACCGCCATCCCGAACTCGCGTACGAGGAAGTCGAAACCGCCGGGCTCGTCGCCGACAGGCTCGCGCAATGGGGCTGGCAGGTCACGCGCGGCGTCGGCAGGACCGGCGTGGTCGGCACGCTGCGGGTTGGCGACGGCGCGCGCAGCATCGGCATCCGCGCGGACATGGACGCGCTGCCGATCGTCGAGGCGACGGGCCTGCCGTACGCCAGCGCGACGCACGGCAAGATGCACGCGTGCGGGCACGACGGCCACACGACGATGCTGCTTGGCGCCGCGCAGCATCTCGCGAAGACCCGCAACTTCTCCGGCACCGTGCACCTGTATTTCCAGCCGGCCGAAGAGCACGGCGTCGACAGCGGCGCGAAGAAGATGATCGACGACGGCCTGTTCGAGCGCTTCCCGTGCGACGCGGTGTTCGGCATGCACAACCATCCGGGCGCGGCGCCCGGCGTGTTCCTGACGCGGCGCGGCCCGTTCATGTCGGCGGGCGACAAGGCGATCATCTCGATCGACGGCGTCGGCGGGCACGCGGCGCGGCCGCACCTGGCGGTCGATCCGGTCGTCGTCGCGGCGAGCATCGTGATGGCGCTGCAGACGATCGTCGCGCGCAACGTCGATCCCGCGCAGCCCGCCGTGGTCACGGTCGGCTCGATGCACGCGGGCACCGCGAACAACGTGATTCCGCACGGCGCGCGGCTCGAGCTGAGCGTGCGCTCGTTCAGCCCGGACGTGCGCGCGCTGCTCAAGCGCCGCATCGCCGAGCTCGCCGAGTCGCAGGCCGCGAGCTACGGCGCGACCGCGCACGTCGAGTACATCGAAGGCTATCCGGTCGTCGTCAATTCGGATGCCGAAACCGATTTCGCCGCGCGGGTCGCGCGCGAGCTGGTCGGCGACGCGAACGTCGTCGAGCAGGCCGACCTGCTGATGGGCAGCGAGGATTTCGCGTTCATGCTGCAGCGGCGCCCCGGTTCGTTCGTGCGCCTCGGCAACGGCGCGGGCGAGGACGGCTGCATGGTGCACAACCCGAAATACGACTTCAACGATCGCAACCTGCCGATCGGCGCGGCGTTCTGGACGCGCCTCGTGGAGCGTTTTCTGGGCCGCTGA
- a CDS encoding peroxidase-related enzyme (This protein belongs to a clade of uncharacterized proteins related to peroxidases such as the alkylhydroperoxidase AhpD.), producing the protein MTAADHAPISRFPVPALDDLPDDIRARIAAVQEKSGFIPNVFVTLAHRPDEFRAFFAYHNALMDKPGNLTKADREMIVVATSSANQCQYCVIAHGAILRIRAKDPLIADQIATNYRKADITARQKAMLDFAMKVSQAAHEVGEADFDTLKSHGFSDDDAWDIAAIAAFFGMSNRLANVTNMRPNAQFYALGR; encoded by the coding sequence ATGACCGCTGCCGACCACGCGCCCATCAGCCGCTTCCCCGTGCCCGCGCTCGACGATCTGCCCGACGACATTCGCGCACGCATCGCCGCCGTTCAGGAGAAGTCGGGCTTCATCCCGAACGTGTTCGTCACGCTCGCGCATCGCCCGGACGAATTTCGCGCGTTCTTCGCGTACCACAACGCACTGATGGACAAGCCCGGCAATCTCACCAAGGCCGACCGGGAGATGATCGTCGTCGCGACCAGCAGCGCGAACCAGTGCCAGTATTGCGTGATCGCGCACGGCGCGATCCTGCGCATCCGCGCGAAGGATCCGCTGATCGCCGACCAGATCGCGACGAACTACCGCAAGGCCGACATCACCGCGCGGCAGAAGGCGATGCTCGACTTCGCGATGAAGGTCTCGCAGGCCGCGCATGAAGTGGGCGAAGCGGACTTCGACACGCTGAAGTCGCACGGCTTCAGCGACGACGACGCGTGGGACATCGCGGCGATCGCCGCGTTCTTCGGCATGTCGAACCGCCTCGCGAACGTGACCAACATGCGCCCGAACGCGCAGTTCTACGCGCTCGGGCGTTGA
- a CDS encoding SDR family NAD(P)-dependent oxidoreductase, which translates to MSKVWFVTGAARGLGRSISEAVLAAGDRLVAGARDPARLADLAGRYGDRLLPVALDVTDAAAATRAVAAARDAFGRIDVLVNNAGYGHTAPFEQMSADDFRAQIETNLFGVVNVTRAVLPTMRAQRAGHIFQVSSVGGRTSTPGLSAYQAAKWAVGGFSDVLAKEVAPFGVRVCTLEPGGMRTGWAAEAKRGVDGMLPDYQPSVGRMLDMLGAYGGHEIGDPARIAALIVELSRRDDVPMRLLLGGDAVFVCEQAEAQRAQEAARWRDTTLSTMFPDAKLPEGLHTLKQVG; encoded by the coding sequence ATGTCGAAAGTCTGGTTTGTCACAGGGGCCGCACGCGGCCTGGGGCGGTCGATTTCGGAGGCGGTGCTCGCGGCGGGCGACCGGCTCGTGGCCGGTGCGCGTGATCCCGCGCGGCTCGCGGATCTGGCCGGGCGTTACGGCGACCGGCTGCTGCCGGTCGCGCTCGACGTCACCGATGCAGCGGCGGCGACGCGCGCCGTCGCTGCCGCGCGGGACGCATTCGGGCGCATCGATGTGCTCGTGAATAACGCGGGCTACGGCCATACGGCGCCGTTCGAGCAGATGAGCGCCGACGATTTCCGCGCGCAGATCGAGACGAACCTGTTCGGCGTGGTGAACGTGACGCGCGCGGTGCTGCCGACGATGCGCGCGCAGCGCGCGGGCCATATCTTCCAGGTGTCGTCGGTGGGCGGGCGGACGTCGACGCCCGGCCTGTCCGCGTATCAGGCGGCGAAATGGGCGGTCGGCGGATTCAGCGACGTGCTGGCGAAGGAGGTCGCGCCGTTCGGCGTGCGCGTGTGCACGCTCGAGCCGGGCGGGATGCGCACCGGCTGGGCCGCCGAGGCGAAGCGCGGCGTCGACGGCATGCTGCCGGACTACCAGCCGTCGGTCGGACGCATGCTCGACATGCTCGGCGCGTATGGCGGCCACGAGATCGGCGATCCGGCGCGGATCGCCGCGCTGATCGTCGAGCTGTCGCGTCGCGATGATGTGCCGATGCGGCTGTTGCTGGGCGGCGATGCGGTGTTCGTCTGCGAGCAGGCCGAAGCGCAGCGCGCACAGGAGGCGGCGCGGTGGCGCGATACGACGTTGTCGACGATGTTCCCCGACGCGAAGCTGCCAGAGGGGCTGCACACGTTGAAGCAGGTCGGGTAG
- a CDS encoding TetR/AcrR family transcriptional regulator yields MARPRSLDKHEAILAAAAGALAEHGAAATTARIARLAGVAEGTVFTYFDTKDALLNALYLHLKADLRRAMMTGFPEDGPAEPAMRHAWNGYVSWGVANPDGRRALRQLEVSGRIDGAHRDAGAEGFGPIRAVLRERIAASGTLRPDEALAFCGALFTSIAETTMESVARDPARADAYREAGFRALWAVLHTL; encoded by the coding sequence TTGGCACGACCCCGCAGTCTCGACAAGCACGAAGCGATTCTCGCCGCGGCGGCCGGCGCGCTCGCCGAACATGGCGCGGCCGCGACCACCGCGCGCATTGCGCGGCTCGCGGGCGTGGCCGAGGGGACGGTGTTCACGTATTTCGACACCAAGGATGCGCTGCTGAACGCGCTGTACCTGCATCTGAAGGCCGACCTGCGGCGCGCGATGATGACGGGCTTCCCGGAGGACGGCCCCGCCGAGCCGGCGATGCGCCACGCGTGGAACGGCTACGTGTCGTGGGGCGTCGCGAATCCGGACGGGCGGCGCGCGCTGCGGCAGCTCGAGGTCAGCGGACGCATCGACGGCGCGCATCGCGACGCGGGCGCCGAAGGATTCGGTCCGATCCGGGCGGTGCTGCGCGAGCGGATCGCCGCATCGGGCACATTGCGGCCCGACGAGGCACTCGCGTTCTGCGGCGCGTTGTTCACGTCGATCGCGGAAACGACGATGGAATCGGTCGCGCGCGATCCGGCGCGGGCCGATGCCTACCGCGAAGCCGGCTTTCGGGCGCTGTGGGCGGTGTTGCACACGCTATGA
- the zwf gene encoding glucose-6-phosphate dehydrogenase → MTNQPTQTAADQPVDMIIFGGGGDLAARKLLPALYMAHLHRNLPPETRIIAVGRRDWGIDGYLKFMEEQSRPFIDEKAFDPQAWHRFLDLFRYVLIDVHDAADYARLTEATRRDAIRVFYLSTSPELFTTICDNLSSADLVDARSRVVLEKPLGHDLASAKAINDAVGKHFEESQIYRIDHYLGKETVQNLMVLRFGNPIFGPLWQAPCIRSVQITVAETVGVGSRAGFYDHTGALRDMVQNHLLQLLCIVAMEPPVSLDPDAVRDEKLKVLRSLRPMSPSDIARDTVRGQYTAGAIDGQPVKGYLEEDNVPPDSRAETFVALRAHINNWRWANVPFFLRTGKRLQKRQSEIVIEFADMPFSIIPSGPRHYSNRLVIQLQPEESIQLQMLAKEPGSGMNMVPVSLNLDLQQAIPERRAEAYERLLIDVIRGRLTHFMRRDELEAAWKWVEPILDGWQQIGDRPRLYTSGTFGPAASSALLARNNMSWSEEA, encoded by the coding sequence ATGACGAATCAGCCTACCCAGACTGCAGCCGATCAGCCCGTCGACATGATCATCTTCGGCGGCGGCGGCGACCTCGCCGCCCGCAAGCTGCTGCCCGCGCTGTACATGGCGCATCTGCACCGCAACCTCCCCCCCGAAACGCGGATCATCGCGGTCGGCCGCCGCGACTGGGGCATCGACGGCTACCTGAAGTTCATGGAGGAGCAGTCGCGGCCGTTCATCGACGAGAAGGCGTTCGACCCGCAGGCGTGGCATCGCTTCCTCGACCTGTTCCGCTACGTGCTGATCGACGTGCACGACGCGGCCGACTACGCGCGCCTCACGGAAGCAACCCGCCGCGACGCGATTCGCGTGTTCTACCTGTCGACGTCGCCGGAGCTGTTCACGACGATCTGCGACAACCTCTCGTCGGCCGACCTCGTCGACGCCCGCTCGCGGGTCGTGCTGGAGAAGCCGCTCGGCCACGATCTTGCATCCGCGAAGGCCATCAACGACGCGGTCGGCAAGCACTTCGAGGAATCGCAGATCTACCGGATCGACCACTATCTCGGCAAGGAAACCGTGCAGAACCTGATGGTGCTGCGCTTCGGCAATCCGATCTTCGGGCCGCTGTGGCAGGCGCCCTGCATCCGCAGCGTGCAGATCACCGTCGCGGAAACGGTCGGCGTCGGCAGCCGCGCGGGCTTCTACGACCATACCGGCGCGCTGCGCGACATGGTGCAGAACCATCTGCTGCAGCTGCTGTGCATCGTCGCGATGGAGCCGCCCGTGTCGCTCGATCCGGATGCGGTTCGCGACGAGAAGCTGAAGGTGCTGCGCTCGCTGCGGCCGATGTCGCCGTCGGACATCGCGCGCGACACGGTGCGCGGCCAGTACACGGCGGGCGCGATCGACGGCCAGCCGGTCAAGGGCTACCTCGAGGAAGACAACGTGCCGCCGGACAGCCGCGCGGAAACCTTCGTCGCGCTGCGCGCGCACATCAACAACTGGCGCTGGGCGAACGTGCCGTTCTTCCTGCGCACCGGCAAGCGGCTGCAGAAGCGCCAGTCGGAAATCGTGATCGAGTTCGCGGACATGCCGTTCTCGATCATCCCGAGCGGCCCGCGCCACTACAGCAACCGGCTCGTGATCCAGCTTCAGCCGGAAGAATCGATCCAGCTGCAGATGCTCGCGAAGGAGCCGGGCAGCGGCATGAACATGGTGCCGGTGAGCCTCAACCTCGACCTGCAGCAGGCCATTCCGGAGCGGCGCGCGGAAGCGTACGAGCGGCTGCTGATCGACGTGATCCGCGGGCGCCTCACGCACTTCATGCGCCGCGACGAACTCGAGGCCGCGTGGAAGTGGGTCGAGCCGATCCTCGACGGCTGGCAGCAGATCGGCGACCGGCCGCGGCTGTATACGTCGGGCACGTTCGGGCCGGCCGCATCGTCCGCGCTGCTCGCGCGGAACAACATGTCGTGGTCCGAAGAGGCGTAA
- a CDS encoding LysR family transcriptional regulator, whose product MKVTLDELQAFATVVDTGSITSAAQQLDLTVSATSRTLARLEEKLKTTLLRRTTRRLELTEEGQAFLQNARAIIESVESAEEQMTARREKPSGRLRVDAASPFMLHVIVPLVRGYRERFPQVELELNSNEGIIDLLEKRTDVAIRIGRLKDSTLHSRHIGNSRLRLLASPAYLEAHGHPRKVEDLAKHALLGFNQPESLNVWPILGTDGEPYRIAPAIWSSSGETLRQLALDGAGIVCLSDFMTVHDREAGRLVQLLARQTQDVRQPINAVYYRNTAISSRIASFVDYLIDALRGGSGTGSEAPARRKAAWMGPL is encoded by the coding sequence ATGAAAGTCACGCTCGACGAACTCCAGGCATTCGCGACCGTGGTCGACACCGGATCGATCACGTCGGCCGCGCAGCAGCTCGACCTCACCGTGTCGGCGACGAGCCGCACGCTCGCGCGGCTCGAGGAAAAGCTGAAGACCACGCTGCTGCGTCGGACCACGCGGCGGCTCGAACTGACCGAGGAGGGGCAGGCGTTCCTGCAGAATGCGCGCGCGATCATCGAATCGGTCGAGAGCGCCGAAGAGCAGATGACGGCGCGGCGCGAGAAGCCGTCGGGGCGCTTGCGGGTCGATGCCGCGTCGCCGTTCATGCTGCACGTGATCGTGCCGCTCGTGCGCGGCTATCGCGAGCGGTTTCCGCAGGTCGAGCTGGAGCTGAACAGCAACGAAGGGATCATCGACCTGCTCGAAAAGCGCACCGACGTCGCGATCCGGATCGGCCGGCTCAAGGATTCGACGCTGCACAGCCGGCACATCGGCAACAGCCGGTTGCGCCTGCTTGCGAGCCCGGCCTATCTCGAGGCGCACGGACACCCGCGCAAGGTCGAGGATCTCGCGAAGCATGCGCTGCTGGGCTTCAATCAGCCGGAGTCGCTGAACGTGTGGCCGATCCTCGGCACGGACGGCGAGCCGTACCGGATCGCGCCGGCGATCTGGTCGTCGAGCGGCGAGACGCTCAGGCAACTCGCGCTCGACGGCGCGGGCATCGTCTGCCTGTCGGACTTCATGACCGTCCACGATCGCGAAGCGGGGCGGCTCGTGCAGCTCCTCGCGCGCCAGACGCAGGACGTGCGGCAGCCGATCAATGCGGTCTATTACCGGAACACGGCGATTTCGTCGCGGATCGCATCGTTCGTCGATTACCTGATCGATGCGCTGCGCGGCGGCAGCGGCACCGGCAGCGAAGCGCCCGCGCGGCGCAAGGCCGCCTGGATGGGGCCGCTGTGA
- a CDS encoding MFS transporter, translating to MPLALLALTISAFAIGTTEFVIVGLIPTIAADLAVTLPSAGLLVSLYALSVAIGAPLLTALTGRVPRKTLLAGLMALFTVGNLIAWQAPGYESLIVARILTGLAHGVFFSVGSIIATTLVPKDKAASAIATMFSGMTVAFVAGIPLGTFIGQHFGWRATFLIVALFGLVAFLGAVAFVPRRLPQTEPAPLARQFRVLAQPRLLLVFAMTAVGYGGSLIAFTYMAPLLEQIAGFTPSQVSLVLVGYGVSVAFGNVWGGKLADRVGPVKALKRIFLLLAVVLLALTFTVHYAWLAVLTMLAWGAVAFGNVPGLQVYVVKQARHFAPDAADVASGFNIAAFNLGVAGGSSLGGLIVAHVGLGHTPWIAAVVTLGAFALTALSGRLDQRAGLPERTAEPAEAAEFAH from the coding sequence ATGCCACTCGCCCTGCTCGCGCTGACGATCAGCGCATTCGCCATCGGCACGACCGAATTCGTGATCGTCGGGCTGATCCCGACGATCGCCGCCGATCTCGCCGTCACCCTGCCCTCCGCGGGCCTGCTCGTCAGTCTCTATGCGCTCAGCGTCGCGATCGGCGCGCCGCTGCTCACCGCGCTGACCGGCCGCGTGCCGCGCAAGACGCTGCTCGCCGGGCTGATGGCGCTGTTCACCGTCGGCAACCTCATCGCGTGGCAAGCGCCCGGCTACGAATCGCTGATCGTCGCGCGCATCCTCACCGGCCTCGCGCACGGCGTGTTCTTCTCGGTCGGCTCGATCATCGCGACGACGCTCGTGCCGAAGGACAAGGCCGCGAGCGCGATCGCGACGATGTTCAGCGGGATGACCGTCGCGTTCGTCGCCGGCATTCCGCTCGGCACCTTCATCGGCCAGCACTTCGGCTGGCGCGCGACGTTCCTGATCGTCGCGCTGTTCGGACTCGTCGCGTTCCTCGGCGCGGTCGCGTTCGTGCCGCGCCGGCTGCCGCAAACGGAACCCGCGCCGCTCGCCCGGCAGTTCCGCGTGCTGGCGCAGCCGCGCCTGTTGCTCGTGTTCGCGATGACGGCGGTCGGCTACGGCGGCTCGCTGATCGCGTTCACGTACATGGCCCCGCTGCTCGAGCAGATTGCCGGCTTCACGCCGTCGCAGGTGAGCCTCGTGCTCGTCGGCTACGGCGTGTCGGTCGCGTTCGGCAACGTGTGGGGCGGCAAGCTCGCGGATCGCGTCGGGCCCGTCAAGGCGCTCAAGCGGATCTTCCTGCTGCTCGCCGTCGTGCTGCTCGCGCTGACGTTCACCGTCCACTACGCATGGCTCGCGGTGCTGACGATGCTCGCGTGGGGCGCGGTCGCGTTCGGCAACGTGCCGGGCCTGCAGGTCTACGTCGTCAAGCAGGCGCGGCATTTCGCGCCGGACGCCGCCGACGTCGCGTCGGGCTTCAACATCGCCGCCTTCAACCTGGGCGTCGCGGGCGGCTCGTCGCTCGGCGGCCTGATCGTCGCGCACGTCGGCCTCGGCCATACGCCGTGGATCGCCGCGGTCGTCACGCTCGGCGCGTTCGCGCTCACCGCGCTGAGCGGCCGTCTCGACCAGCGCGCCGGCCTGCCCGAGCGCACGGCCGAACCCGCCGAAGCCGCGGAATTCGCCCACTGA
- the dkgB gene encoding 2,5-didehydrogluconate reductase DkgB, giving the protein MSKIPAFGLGTFRLQDQVVIDSVRNGLELGYRAIDTAQIYGNEAQVGEAIAASGVRRDELFLTTKIWVDNYAKDKLVPSLQESLDKLRTDYVDLTLIHWPAPGNGVSIEAFMTALADAKAKGLTRRIGISNFNIELTKQAIAAVGKGEIATNQIELSPYLQNRKLVAFLQREDIHVTSYMTLAYGKVLGNAVIGAIAQKHQATPAQVALAWALQLGYSVIPSSTKREHLASNLLAQTLRLTDEDMAQIAALERNGREVDPAGLAPEWD; this is encoded by the coding sequence ATGAGCAAGATCCCCGCTTTCGGCCTCGGCACGTTTCGCCTGCAAGACCAGGTCGTCATCGATTCGGTCCGCAACGGCCTCGAGCTCGGCTACCGCGCGATCGACACGGCGCAGATCTACGGCAACGAAGCGCAAGTGGGCGAAGCGATCGCCGCATCCGGCGTGCGCCGCGACGAGCTGTTCCTGACCACGAAGATCTGGGTCGACAACTACGCGAAGGACAAGCTCGTGCCGAGCCTTCAGGAAAGCCTCGACAAGCTGCGCACCGACTACGTCGACCTGACGCTGATTCACTGGCCGGCGCCCGGCAACGGCGTGTCGATCGAGGCATTCATGACCGCGCTCGCCGACGCGAAGGCGAAGGGCCTGACGCGCCGGATCGGCATCTCGAACTTCAACATCGAACTGACGAAGCAGGCGATCGCCGCCGTCGGCAAGGGCGAGATCGCGACCAACCAGATCGAGCTGAGCCCGTACCTGCAGAACCGCAAGCTGGTCGCGTTCCTGCAGCGCGAGGACATCCACGTCACGTCGTACATGACGCTCGCGTACGGCAAGGTGCTCGGCAACGCGGTGATCGGCGCGATCGCGCAGAAACACCAGGCCACGCCGGCCCAGGTCGCGCTCGCGTGGGCGCTGCAGCTCGGCTACTCGGTGATCCCGTCGTCGACGAAGCGCGAGCACCTCGCGAGCAACCTGCTCGCGCAGACGCTGCGGCTGACCGACGAAGACATGGCGCAGATCGCCGCGCTCGAGCGCAACGGCCGCGAAGTCGACCCCGCCGGCCTCGCGCCGGAGTGGGACTGA